Proteins encoded by one window of Cucurbita pepo subsp. pepo cultivar mu-cu-16 chromosome LG14, ASM280686v2, whole genome shotgun sequence:
- the LOC111810613 gene encoding disease resistance response protein 206-like, which translates to MASTARNCIMLLALFLFSISSSSAFPWGKKQRPKPCKELVLYFHDIIYNGKNARNATSAIVAAPHGANLTILAPQFHFGNIAVFDDPITLDNNLHSKPVGRAQGLYIYDTKNTFTAWLGFSFSLNYTAYKGTINFIGADPILVKARDISVVGGTGDFFMHRGVATIVTDAFEGEVYFRLRVDIKFYECW; encoded by the coding sequence ATGGCTTCCACAGCAAGGAATTGCATTATGCTTCTagctttgttcttgttctccATTTCTTCCTCCTCAGCCTTCCCATGGGGAAAGAAGCAAAGACCCAAGCCTTGTAAGGAGCTTGTTCTTTACTTCCATGACATTATTTACAATGGAAAGAATGCACGCAATGCCACTTCCGCCATTGTTGCAGCCCCACATGGTGCGAACTTGACCATTTTGGCGCCCCAATTTCACTTTGGAAACATAGCTGTTTTTGACGACCCCATTACTTTGGACAACAACCTTCACTCCAAGCCAGTGGGTCGAGCTCAAGGGCTTTACATTTATGACACCAAAAACACCTTCACGGCTTGGCTTggtttctcattttctttgaacTACACGGCCTATAAAGGCACCATCAACTTCATTGGAGCTGACCCAATTTTGGTGAAGGCTAGGGATATCTCCGTCGTCGGTGGTACCGGAGACTTCTTCATGCACCGTGGTGTTGCTACCATTGTGACTGATGCTTTTGAAGGAGAGGTCTACTTTCGGCTCCGTGTTGATATTAAATTCTATGAATGTTGGTGA